AATTGTTGAGCAACGTTGAAAATCGCACGAGTAGGCTGTACGGATTGCTCAACAGTGCGTTTGGCTTGAGCTCGTGGTTCAGGGAAAGAGAGCTAGCTAGACACACTCTTGATTGTGATTTTTTGATGGTAGAGATTTGAGAGCCAAAATTTATGCCAATGTCACATAAATAGATTCATGTTTTGATCATTACTCGTTTACATTGTTACAGATTCTTGTTTGTGATTTCCAGCATAAGCAAATCCATAAAATCAAGGACTTCCTTGTCGCTGCTAGAAGGAAGGACGCATGATCTGTGTAAATAAATGGGAGCAAGGATGTTCGTTGCTCCAAGTATCTTTGCGCATTCGACTCTGAGAAGCTGAAGCAATCTCTCCCAGCAGGTACCCCCTTGCTATCCATCTCCAGTCTTTTCCAAACTCAcatatgatttgatatttatgtaCCCTGATGGTTTCTCACCAAGTTTCTCGATAATTTTGTCGAATTTTGATTGCGGGCTTTGCATCTGACACCGTCGTTTTTTGATAGGTTCGGTCGTGCCAGAAATCAGGGGTGGAAACTGCACTTGGTCTTACAGTTGTTGGCTTTACTTGATTTCTGCATTGTTTTCCTTTATGGTAAGTGATTTTGAAGCCATGGGGCACAATTTTGAGTTGTTTGTTATCAACTGAATTAATCTCTTTAAATTTGTGTTTTAGTTATTCAGAGACGAGTATATTAATCGATTTTATTAAAACGGAATCTAGTTATCTATAGCTTTCAATCTAaatgactattttttttaagcAAAACACTAGAAAAGTTGCACCACGTTCATATCTAAAAATGTCACCACATCATtttcataattccaaaaataaaataaaaaattcgacAAAAATGTAGGTAGTATTTGAATGTGTAGGTAGTAATCGAATGGCTTTGCTTTGCCCACATATACCTCTTCCTCTCTCATCATAAACATCCCTCCTCAGCCAAATAGATCAAACATTATCCATCACTCTCTCCAAATTCGCCGTCGCGATGTTCGTGTCAGTGCTGCTGAAGTTCCTGTACCCGCCGCCGGTGAGCGTGGTGATAATGGCGATGTCGGTGATCAATGTGCTGTCGATGTGCAACGCGGGGTGGATGGAGGTGAAGGGGAAGAATATGCAGTACTCGAAGCTGCTGCGCGCGGACGACATCAAGGCGAAGGAGAAGCCTAGAGTTTCTGGAAAAGTAGGGATGATCGCAGTCTACACGCCGGCGTTTTTGGCCGGAGTTTTCTCTCTCGTCGCCTTCCCTCTCGGAGATCTGCGGTTCACGCTGCTGCGTGGTGCTATCACCACGCATTTCTTCAAACGACTCGTTGAGGTACAAAATAAATCCTCTTTTTATATATTGTCACAATTGCTACAATTTTGCAATTTGATTGCTTAAGATTCTAGATTTAACattttgttttgtatatatgcTCTATATTTCACTagtttattatattataaaatcataatataataatcatttaaataaaatttgattgatCCCACAATGTTTGGAAATGATATATTAGatcacaaaatttaatttttctcaaCTGTCTTATTGTGTACAAAATGAGATCTTGTGATGTTCAAAATGATACTCCAAAAGACCACTTTTTATATATGGATTAAGGATTAggaaattttgtaattttgtgattttatgtTTCGTTTTTAAACTTTAAGAGATTCATcgaaatttgattaaaatttgtgacttaaattttattatcactgaattaatgtataaaaatgatactctcattagtaatattttttttcccacTCGTATCCTTATTGTGCTTATTACATATACTCTCTTAAACTCATTACTAAGTCAAAGTAATACTAGTAAATTGAGGCTATAGTATTATAGCAAGTGGCATCacaaattcaagattcattTGCTCTATCCTATATAAAGACATGACTATTGAAATATTTTATGTCgacatgaaaattaaaaatcataatgtAAAAATTTATTGCACATCACGGGCTCAAAACCGCCTAAAATAAACTTTGGAAACAGCTAATACAGTATATGTACTTTGGagtattacaaaaataaatgacaaaagACAAATTTTTGGAATGTGTGTTTTGGAGATAATACAAAGATGAATTCTTGATTTCTAGTGCATAAATGTTCATAATAATAGAGGATATAAGTATATAACGTTTGAATTTATAGCTATACCTACCAACCACATAAATAAACTCTAATCAAGATTATATCCTAGTTAACACTAATTAGCACTAATTAATTACTATGCTAATTAAGTTGGCCTGGCTTCTGCCATCGCACATACGTCTGCACATCATTATCCTTTTCAATTTCGGAAACTCTTGAAATCTACAATCTTGCTCAAAGAACTATTTTCAATTCTTCGATAGGTTCTATTCGTTCACAAATTCAGTGCAATGATGGAAACCGAAGCCATGTTCGCCATCTCCACGAGCTACTTCCTCACCTCGGCAACCATGATCTACAATCAACAACTTATGCTACAACTCCAAGAGCCTTCTGTCGATCTCAAATACATAGGAGCGGCATTATTTTTAGTTGGAATTGGTGGGAATTTCTACCACCATTTTCTTCTATCAAAATTGAGAAACAAAGGTGAAAAACAGTACAAAATTCCACAAGGTGGCCTCTTCTCTTTAGTGATATGCCCCCACTATTTTTTCGAAATCATTGGATTTTGGGGAATTTCTTGCATTTCACAGACAGTTTTTTCGGTTTGTGTTGGTTTGAGCACAACCTTTTATTTGATGGGTAGGAGTCATGCCACTAGAAGATGGTATCAATCCAAATTTGAGGATTTTCCTAAAGATGTGAAGGCTTTGATTCCTTTTATATTTTAAGATAACGAGTATATGTTGATTTGTTCATCCATTACTTTTCTTATGTAAGAGTTTCAGATTGATCATTTTGCTTTTGTCATTTATTGATTTCaatattgtttctattttttttaataaatgaataGAAATTTAAAGGTTGCATTATGATatttccctctctctttttctctatAAATACTTCCCTCCTCAGCCAAAAAATTAAACATTCTCTTCAAATTCCCTTCCTTACACCTTAAACAGGTCTTCTCAATGCTGCTTAATTTCCTCAACCCGCCGCCGGCGAGCGCGGCGATAACCGCGATATCGGCGATCTGTTTGCTGGCTATGATCAACGGGGGGTGGATGGAGGTGAAGGGGAAGAATATGCAGTACTCGAAGCTGCTGCGCGTGGACGACGCGACGAAGGAGAAGACTAAAGTTTCCGGGAAATTAGGGATGATCGGAGCCTACACGCCGGCGTTTTTGGCCGGAATTTTCTCTCTACTCGTCTTCCCCATCGGAGATCTGCGGTTTGCGCTGCTCCGCGCGGCTATCACCCTCCATTTCTTCAAGCGACTCCTTGAGGTaattacttttctctctctctcttttttttgctTATTCATATGCATTGTTACATTaggtaataaataaattgagaaTAAAATCTAACTAATCTtattatttgattatatttttcACTCACTCTAGTATACTACACTAGTAATTATGAAGcatttaatttgaaatatttatgaTGAATTCAGAAATTATTTCCAATTTGATTTGAGAATAATGTCCTGTAGAATGTTTTTATTAACATATAGATATTAATTTAAACAaggtttatttttataattattttggaATGATAAACGTATAGCATTAtcaattcaatttaattgatTAACATATTGTATATTTACCCTTCTgcaataattttaaattaaacatCTGGAAATTTATGTTGTCACTTTATCTGTTTATAGTAAATCTTTCGAATCAGAACCTTTTAAACCATACTCCTAATTTATGGCAATTTAATACaggattaatataattaataaaaacaatgaTTTATATAAAATCGGTCCAATTAGAATTTATGCATGTTCATCTTTATGCCATTGGTTGAGTGTCAAATATTTCCTTGGATTTGCCATGTAGACACgattttaaaagtattttaattCGACTTATATCGTTCCTATTGTATAAATATCTGGTATATTATAATTACGGATTTCATGTAGGTTGTGTaattaatacaataatattTGAGATAGGAAGTTCTAGTTCCTAACAATTAGACAGGCTTCAATTTTCAATTCCTGCCACCACTATATGTTTAATAATTAGGCATttcatgtatttttatttcatgcCTCCACTATAGCATATGTTAAATAATTAGGTATATTTCATGTAGGTTGTGTAAATTAATAATCTCGAATTTATACCAACGTACCACATAAATATACATTAATATGAAAATACTTTCTTGCAGTCCCAAAAAATAATTATGCTACTACTATAACCAGTtactttttattcttatttaCATTCAATATATAATGTCTTTCCATATTTAAACTCTCTACAATAAAGTCTAGATCCATGTTTaacacataatttaaaaaagaaCTATTTTCAATTCTTTCGATAGGTTCTATTCGTTCACAAAATGAGTGGGATGATGGAAATCGAAGCCATGTTTGCCATCTCCACGAGCTACTTCCTCTCCTCGGCAACCATGATCTACACTCAACAACTAATGCTACAACTCGAAGAGCCACCTATTGATCTCAAATACATTGGAGTCACATTATTTTTAGTGGGAATTGGTGGTAATTTCTACCACCATATTCTTCTATcaaaattgagaaataaaggTGAAAAACAATACAAAATCCCACAAGGAGGCCTCTTCTCTCTAGTGATATGCCCTCACTACTTATTCGAAATCATTGGATTTTGGGGGATTTCTTGCATTTCACAAACTGTTTTTTCGGTTTGTGTTGGTTTGGGCACAACCTGTTATTTGATGGGTTGGAGCTATGCCACTAGAAGATGGTATCAATCCAAATTTGAGGATTTTCCTAAAGATGTGAAGGCTTTGATTCCTTTTATACTTTAAGATACGAGTATGCTTCTATTGAATAATTTGAGCGATACTAGAGTATGGATGAAGGGTAAGAATTCATCGAGAGACGTTGATTTATGCTGCTCGTTTGCTCATGTTTTTTGGTATTCGCCAGTTGCTTTTCTTCTATGGTAGTTTTGGATCGAATATTTTCCGTTTTTATGTACGTTGTTTTTGTTGCTATTTCCATCATAAACTGTTTGTGTACTGCTTGCCGATTTTGGCTCTGGatatttcttttaaataaaatgcCTTTCTACAATATTGTTCATTCTTTATGAGTTTGTCTTACGGTAGTATAATTatagtatataataaaaaaagggAGAAATTGTGAATATAAATTGAGGACTGTTTATCAGAGtggaaatataaaaaaacaagtAGTAGTTCTATTGCATTCAATTGGACAGTTGGTAATTAAGTTgcaatttattatttgttttatttattgtgaAAATGGTTATTTGAATTTATTGTACAACTCATGATTTACCTTTTAAGataaaaatttattaacatCTTTCGATACATTTAAGTGGATTTATTTTAATCTTTATAAAATGTGATGTGTGGTAACTGTCTACATCTTTGATCATGCATTTAACACTTTGCTATTGATATAGACAGGGAAATAAATATCGAGGAGTAATGAAGCATGTGATGAACTTCAAACATGTCACTAAATATCACCACAGGATAATATCACAATTCACTAAATTCCTCACCAAAACctaaacaaaaaatagaaaaacaaatgtTCTCTTAACAATTACTTTTGCATAGAAAAGACAAGCTAGGTTCAAATAGAGCAAAAACAAATTGAAACACgaggcaaaaaaaaaagaagaaaagaaaagccAATTGCAAACTAAAACATTTGATGAGATCATGTCAGAGAATCCATGGCTAAGATAGTGCTGAGATTCATGGGATTCATGTAGTTCAAGTCACCAGTCAAGATTTGTTGCACAATGATTCTGTTTGCTCTCTCAGAGGGATGGAATGGGTCCCAAAATGCATAGACATCTCTGTTTGGGCACAGGTTGGAGAGCGGTGTGCAAAGACCTACCCCATTGTACCGTCCTTGTCCGCAGCACGCGACCTTCGATGTCACAAACCCTAGCCGGGAAAACGAGTAATTAGTACGTGTTCGTGTCATGTGTTCGTGTGCATGAGAGgtaggatatatatatatatatatatatatatatatatatatatatatatatatatatatatatattgatcactactctatatatatatatatatataaataccgAATGCTtgggggttgttgatgaagtcGTAGTGTGTGAGCTGTGTGTTGGCGGCGATGAAGATGTCGCCACCGAGCTCTGAGTTAAGGGAGAGGAGCATTTGGGTGAGCTGAGGGTTGAAGAGGCCGGCGGCGCGTTGGAGTTCGGCCGAGCACTCGCCGTTCCGGCTGTGCTGGGCTAGTTCAGCCGGGACGCACCCGAGTGGGCCGGTCCCGGTCACTAGGACCTTACTGGCGCCTAGGTCGTGGAGTCTCTGCGTagtcaatttaatttattagacTCGACTTAGGAGGCGTTAGAATGTGAAGTCACTAAACGCTAAATTAGACTCGATTTAGAAGGCTTTGTTTTGGGATGTCGCGAGACCCTAAATCAGACTCGATTTAGAAAGCGTTGGATCGCGATGTCCCGAAACCCTAAATCAGACTCGATTTAGAAGGCGTTGGATGGGATGAAATATCATTAATTGACTAGAATTGACCATTAAGATTATGTAAAGTTAATTTTGTTGATTAAGTGATCTATGTTGGTGACTGAAGAAATctaaatattcaaattattaTATGAACTTAATTATTAGAAAGTAGATAGTTTACATTTATTCCCTTATTCAATGCTAGTAAAGACAACCACCAACATTTTGTACCATGACAAGGACTTATCTTTAGCCTATTAATTAactatataatattatttcacttttatatctacattttaattaaatgcacTTTTCTCGACAGCTAATAGTATTATGTTTTATCATGTCACACCAGTTCCATTTTTATCAAAACATGACATGTACAACAATTATTTCAAAAGGGGCTTAACATGAAAATGGTCATGCaagcaaaattagggttttcatTTTCACTACTAAATTTAAGATTATCTTATTATACCGATTTGAgatatttgtttgttcatttGCCAACAACAATAAAGACTGATCTAGCGAGAACCTAAATATGCATGAACGACGAATACTCATAAAGTCGGGAACTTACCCTAAGAACCTTGCGATACTCCGAGATGATGAAGGGAACGTAGTTCTGAAGAGTATATTGACGCGACCGGGCGGAAAATGGTACCAAATAATAGTTGTTAACAAAATCATTTCCTCCCAAAGTAATTAGGACCAAAGCTTGATTTACGAGTCTCTGAGCCTCAGCTGGTCCAATTATTTGACTCACTCTTGACTGATAATGCTGAAAATATTGTAGTTGTTGTCCAATTCTGATTATATTCACCTGTGTAATTTGCATACGAATTTCTATAGATTAATAatcaataaaaagataatagatATTTAAATTACAAAACTTTCAAATCATTATCTCAATTCCATATTTGAAAACAGAATATTAAATCATTTATGttcaattttttcaattgtttGGATGCTCAAAATAGTAATTCTAGTGCTATTAAATATGTACACCATTTATTTTCATCATAAATACATCTGTCTGGTTTTAAATTTTGTGACACGTTTTCATACCTACTAAACACTTAATGCGTCTGTGACGCTTCAATAATGTGATTGTATTTAAATCATTTCTATATATAGCATTCCAAAATGAGATGCACTTCTCGAACCCATGAATGCATATAATAGCAAAATTAGTAATtcaaattaatctaaaaatacaagcataaatataaattgacaaaattaattaaatgtataCTTACAAACTGAACTCCAGTGTCATTGAGAATTCCAACTCCAGCAGAAGCAAAATTTGCTCCAATTAGCAAATTTGACCCACTCATTGCTGGACTCAAGTAGGGTAGAGGTGATTCACTTTGACCAATGCTCTGacctaaatattttaaaattaattagtcaTGTCACGTGGCCTAATCTCGTACTTTATTTCGTCATTTCAAAAATAcaatttagtaaaaaaaattaataatgtcACGTGGTCTAATCTTGTACTTTATTTCGTCATTTCAAAAATAcaatttagtaaaaaaaattaataatgtcACGTGGTCTAATCTTGTACTTTATTTCGTCAGTTCATCAGACCCTTATTTCGTCAGTTCACGGACAGGGTCTGAAGAACTGACGAAACATAGCACGAGAGGGGTTCGAGACTCAACTGATGAGATCGGGGATGTTGAAGCCGTTGGAGAACCGGCCGGTGGCGCGGCGGCCGGGGTAGTCGATGCCGTAGGGCGGGGCATCGGCGCGGGCTGTCGTGGCGAGGTAGTTGTTGTTGCCGACGTCCACGAGCGAGTCTCCGAACACGAAGAAGGCCCGGGCCTCAACGCGCGTCGTCGCCGTCGAGGCGAGGAGTGCGGCCGAGAGGAGGGCGACGAGAAGGGCACTAGCCATTGGCTTTGAGCACTCAAGAAAATGCTCAAAATTGTTTTTAATGGATTGGTTGAATGATAAAAAGGGGGGATTGGGGAGTATATAAATAGAGGATTGGTTATCAAAgtggaaataataaaatattaaataaaatagaaaaaacaagTGGTAGTTTTAGTGCATTTAATTGGACAGTTGTGCTTGGCAGGTTATAACTTATGATTTCATAAGAATGGAGCAACCTTGAATTAATTGTTACCATGTTCAAATACAAGTAGCAATAAAATCTT
This sequence is a window from Salvia splendens isolate huo1 chromosome 14, SspV2, whole genome shotgun sequence. Protein-coding genes within it:
- the LOC121765454 gene encoding very-long-chain enoyl-CoA reductase-like → MLLNFLNPPPASAAITAISAICLLAMINGGWMEVKGKNMQYSKLLRVDDATKEKTKVSGKLGMIGAYTPAFLAGIFSLLVFPIGDLRFALLRAAITLHFFKRLLEVLFVHKMSGMMEIEAMFAISTSYFLSSATMIYTQQLMLQLEEPPIDLKYIGVTLFLVGIGGNFYHHILLSKLRNKGEKQYKIPQGGLFSLVICPHYLFEIIGFWGISCISQTVFSVCVGLGTTCYLMGWSYATRRWYQSKFEDFPKDVKALIPFIL
- the LOC121764985 gene encoding GDSL esterase/lipase At5g33370-like — protein: MASALLVALLSAALLASTATTRVEARAFFVFGDSLVDVGNNNYLATTARADAPPYGIDYPGRRATGRFSNGFNIPDLISQSIGQSESPLPYLSPAMSGSNLLIGANFASAGVGILNDTGVQFVNIIRIGQQLQYFQHYQSRVSQIIGPAEAQRLVNQALVLITLGGNDFVNNYYLVPFSARSRQYTLQNYVPFIISEYRKVLRRLHDLGASKVLVTGTGPLGCVPAELAQHSRNGECSAELQRAAGLFNPQLTQMLLSLNSELGGDIFIAANTQLTHYDFINNPQAFGFVTSKVACCGQGRYNGVGLCTPLSNLCPNRDVYAFWDPFHPSERANRIIVQQILTGDLNYMNPMNLSTILAMDSLT
- the LOC121765452 gene encoding very-long-chain enoyl-CoA reductase-like, encoding MFVSVLLKFLYPPPVSVVIMAMSVINVLSMCNAGWMEVKGKNMQYSKLLRADDIKAKEKPRVSGKVGMIAVYTPAFLAGVFSLVAFPLGDLRFTLLRGAITTHFFKRLVEVLFVHKFSAMMETEAMFAISTSYFLTSATMIYNQQLMLQLQEPSVDLKYIGAALFLVGIGGNFYHHFLLSKLRNKGEKQYKIPQGGLFSLVICPHYFFEIIGFWGISCISQTVFSVCVGLSTTFYLMGRSHATRRWYQSKFEDFPKDVKALIPFIF